From the Manihot esculenta cultivar AM560-2 chromosome 3, M.esculenta_v8, whole genome shotgun sequence genome, one window contains:
- the LOC110610856 gene encoding cyclin-A2-2 yields the protein MDKENTVAAKVEEPTTRITRARAKALETLGGVPPASKASFKDDHRRVLRANTKRTASDANKASITAISGLQCKRRAVLKDVTNVTPKNSFANCINGTKVQTSKQASKYPTIKNTEVAAEISLQISEVEEDVKTKLAEELSKIRMVEAQEINSPSKTKGKQQRKCFGAREHVVADEMLPMLAPTEPAGLPSSQKKEENKICNKLESTSGPGIVDIDLNLKDTQFCGTYAPEIYNNIRVKELDQRPLTNYMEKMQHDITPSMRGILIDWLVEVSEEYRLVPDTLYLTVNLIDRFLSENYVEKQRLQLLGVTCMLIASKYEEICAPRVEEFCFITDNTYRRKEVLILESQVLNFLHFQISVPTTKTFLRRFIQAAQSSYKVPCIELEFLANYLAELTLVEYDFLKFLPSLIAASSVFLAQWTLDQSNHPWNPTLEHYTSYSAPELKSTVLALEDLQQNTNGCSLNAIREKYRQQKFKCVASLRSPQRVSSLF from the exons ATGGATAAGGAAAATACAGTTGCTGCCAAAGTTGAAGAGCCCACTACCAGAATTACCCGAGCAAGGGCTAAAGCCTTAGAGACTTTGGGAGGAGTACCTCCTGCCTCAAAAGCTTCCTTTAAGGATGACCATAGGCGTGTTCTTAGAGCCAATACCAAAAGAACAGCATCAGATGCTAACAAAGCTTCTATAACTGCAATTTCTGGCCTACAGTGCAAGAGAAGGGCAGTGCTTAAAGATGTGACGAACGTGACGCCCAAGAATTCATTTGCAAATTGCATCAATGGAACTAAAGTTCAG ACTAGCAAGCAGGCAAGTAAATATCCTACAATTAAGAATACAGAAGTGGCTGCTGAAATCTCTCTACAAATTTCAGAGGTTGAAGAGGATGTGAAAACTAAGTTGGCTGAAGAGTTGTCAAAAATAAGAATGGTGGAAGCACAAGAGATTAATTCACCTTCAAAGAcaaaaggaaaacaacaaaGGAAGTGCTTTGGAGCAAGAGAACATGTTGTAGCAGATGAAATGCTTCCAATGCTTGCTCCCACAGAACCTGCTGGACTCCCAAGCTCTCAAAAGAAAG AAGAAAATAAGATTTGCAACAAGCTGGAGTCCACAAGCGGTCCAGGCATAGTGGACATTGATTTAAATCTAAAAGATACTCAATTCTGTGGTACATATGCTCCTGAAATTTATAACAACATACGAGTTAAAGAG CTTGACCAGAGGCCTTTGACTAATTACATGGAAAAAATGCAGCATGATATCACTCCTAGCATGCGTGGAATTTTGATTGATTGGCTTGTTGAG GTCTCTGAGGAGTATAGGCTTGTTCCGGATACGCTTTACCTCACAGTTAATCTCATTGATAGATTCCTCTCTGAAAATTATGTTGAGAAACAAAGGCTCCAACTGCTTGGTGTTACTTGCATGCTAATTGCCTC AAAGTATGAAGAAATTTGTGCACCACGGGTTGAAGAATTTTGCTTCATCACTGACAATACTTACAGAAGAAAAGAG GTATTGATATTGGAGAGTCAAGTTCTGAATTTCTTGCACTTTCAAATCTCTGTTCCCACCACAAAAACATTTCTGAG GAGATTCATTCAAGCAGCACAATCTTCTTACAAG GTTCCTTGTATTGAACTGGAGTTCCTGGCAAATTATTTAGCAGAGCTGACTCTTGTTGAATATGACTTCCTAAAGTTCCTACCTTCTCTTATAGCAGCATCTTCAGTTTTTCTTGCTCAATGGACTCTTGATCAGTCGAACCACCCATGG AACCCAACCCTAGAGCACTATACAAGTTACAGCGCACCAGAACTGAAATCCACAGTACTTGCTCTTGAAGACTTGCAGCAGAACACTAATGGCTGCTCCCTAAATGCTATTCGTGAAAAGTATAGACAACAGAAG TTCAAGTGTGTGGCAAGTTTGAGGTCTCCACAACGAGTTTCTTCACTCTTCTAA